Proteins from a genomic interval of Kaistia defluvii:
- a CDS encoding Gfo/Idh/MocA family protein yields MKRLGIGVIGCGNIASTYLRNAALFPGVELRACADMQREAAQRRASEYGLRALTVDALLAAEDVDLVLNLTVPNAHFEISMAALSAGKHVFTEKPLAATAAEGRTLVAEARRRNLAIGSAPDTFLGAAGRLARRLMDEGAIGRVVAGTAFMMGRGMEHWHPAPQFYYQPGGGPVLDMGPYYVTMLVNLLGRAKRVMALSTIGEVERRITAPGPNHGSTFPVGTPTTIMALIEFVSGASVTLGMSWDVFRHSNHPIELHGTEGSMRLPDPDTFGGTVGLSARGEPWRELSTADTLHGRINWPYDAPDRANYRMLGVADLARSLSDGSPPRASGELALHVLEILEGILQAGVSGSAVTLPESSVRPASLSEEEAALLQND; encoded by the coding sequence ATGAAGCGACTGGGAATTGGCGTCATCGGCTGCGGCAACATCGCCAGCACCTATCTGCGCAACGCCGCCCTGTTTCCGGGCGTGGAGCTGCGTGCCTGTGCCGACATGCAGCGGGAGGCGGCTCAAAGACGGGCGAGCGAGTACGGCCTGCGCGCGCTCACCGTGGACGCGCTGCTGGCGGCGGAGGATGTCGATCTCGTCCTGAACCTGACGGTCCCGAACGCGCATTTCGAAATCTCAATGGCAGCGCTTTCTGCCGGCAAGCATGTCTTCACGGAAAAGCCCCTCGCCGCCACGGCCGCCGAAGGCCGCACCCTGGTTGCGGAGGCCAGGCGGCGGAACCTCGCCATCGGTTCGGCGCCCGACACGTTCCTGGGCGCGGCCGGCCGGCTGGCGCGGCGGTTGATGGATGAGGGCGCCATCGGCCGGGTGGTCGCCGGAACGGCCTTCATGATGGGGCGCGGCATGGAGCACTGGCATCCGGCGCCGCAATTCTACTACCAGCCGGGCGGCGGCCCGGTCCTCGACATGGGCCCCTATTACGTCACCATGCTGGTCAACCTGCTCGGCCGGGCGAAACGGGTCATGGCGCTGAGCACGATCGGTGAGGTGGAGCGCAGGATCACGGCGCCCGGACCGAACCACGGCAGCACCTTTCCCGTCGGCACGCCGACCACCATCATGGCGCTGATCGAGTTCGTCTCCGGCGCCAGCGTCACCCTCGGCATGAGTTGGGATGTCTTCCGGCATAGCAATCATCCGATCGAACTGCACGGCACCGAGGGATCGATGCGCCTGCCGGATCCCGATACTTTTGGCGGCACGGTCGGTCTCAGCGCCCGTGGCGAGCCATGGCGGGAACTCTCCACCGCCGACACGCTGCACGGCCGCATCAACTGGCCCTATGATGCGCCCGATCGCGCCAACTACCGTATGCTCGGCGTCGCGGACCTCGCGCGGTCCCTTAGCGATGGCTCGCCGCCGCGCGCATCCGGCGAACTGGCGCTGCATGTCCTGGAGATCCTGGAGGGCATTCTCCAGGCCGGCGTTTCCGGATCCGCCGTCACCCTGCCGGAAAGCTCGGTCCGCCCTGCGAGCCTCTCCGAGGAAGAGGCCGCGCTGCTGCAGAACGATTGA